One window of Dysgonomonas mossii genomic DNA carries:
- a CDS encoding DUF1304 domain-containing protein, which produces MEILSKILIGLVALEHVYILWIEMFAWTTKGRTTFKSIPDELFEKTKGLAANQGLYNGFLAAGLIWSLLIGDSDWSQNIALFFLSCVAIAGIYGAVTAQKSIFFKQALPALIAIIVLLLK; this is translated from the coding sequence ATGGAAATATTATCTAAAATATTAATAGGTCTTGTAGCTCTTGAACATGTCTATATTCTTTGGATCGAGATGTTTGCATGGACAACAAAAGGTCGTACAACTTTCAAAAGTATTCCTGATGAATTGTTCGAGAAAACAAAAGGATTGGCTGCTAATCAAGGGTTATACAATGGTTTTCTTGCAGCCGGGCTTATCTGGTCACTGTTGATTGGAGATTCTGATTGGAGTCAGAATATAGCATTGTTCTTTCTTAGTTGTGTTGCTATTGCAGGCATTTATGGCGCTGTCACTGCTCAAAAATCGATCTTTTTCAAGCAGGCACTACCAGCTCTGATTGCAATTATTGTTTTATTATTGAAATGA
- a CDS encoding ParM/StbA family protein: MYEIQSFPSLIEINNTVLSQTSKDLLHGLKIQHNDKWYICGDLALNEGQLPHKLINSSPDDIDYQLLAKASILLAQDKIEQPLTITTGFPYSTYYIYRDRAVEFFKKTHLLDYDASTHNAGNKKKIVLDVQKVEVIPEIVGCTIAIRKGEPNVSGSFFVFSCGFGTFESILSTDSGIVEQAMVSTHGIRYAVNLMINELRSKYYLELRNVNQLDDAFQRGYIFLNRQNVDLREIRKNVIQTYYQEVISPNLRSIINDSNLVKTNRIYLCGGAMYYQELVDCFIAEFGHFTEITVLDNPETLASKGYALNSLRVSGRPKSALGIDIGNATTVVTNFAEE; this comes from the coding sequence ATGTATGAAATTCAATCCTTTCCGAGTTTAATTGAGATCAACAACACAGTTTTGTCCCAAACCTCTAAAGATTTGCTTCATGGTCTGAAGATTCAGCACAATGACAAATGGTATATCTGTGGTGATCTAGCCTTGAACGAAGGACAGTTACCTCATAAACTGATAAACTCCTCTCCTGATGATATCGATTATCAGCTTCTTGCCAAAGCGTCAATCCTGCTGGCACAGGACAAGATAGAACAACCGCTAACAATTACAACAGGCTTCCCCTACTCAACCTATTATATTTATAGAGATAGAGCCGTTGAATTCTTCAAAAAAACGCACTTACTCGACTATGATGCATCAACCCACAATGCAGGAAATAAAAAGAAAATTGTGCTGGATGTGCAAAAAGTTGAAGTCATTCCCGAAATTGTAGGATGCACAATTGCAATACGCAAAGGAGAGCCCAATGTTTCGGGTAGTTTTTTTGTATTTAGTTGCGGCTTTGGCACTTTCGAATCTATCTTAAGCACCGATTCGGGAATCGTAGAACAGGCAATGGTAAGTACACACGGAATCCGCTATGCTGTAAATCTAATGATCAACGAACTGAGGAGTAAATATTATCTCGAGTTGAGAAATGTAAATCAGCTGGACGATGCTTTTCAGCGAGGATATATCTTCTTAAATCGTCAGAATGTTGATTTAAGAGAGATCCGTAAAAATGTTATCCAGACCTACTATCAGGAAGTGATATCGCCCAATCTACGGAGCATTATCAATGACTCCAACCTTGTGAAAACAAATCGGATATACTTATGTGGGGGCGCAATGTATTATCAGGAGTTAGTAGACTGTTTTATTGCAGAATTTGGACATTTCACAGAGATAACGGTATTGGATAATCCGGAAACACTGGCAAGCAAAGGATATGCTCTCAACTCTTTACGTGTAAGCGGCAGGCCAAAATCGGCCCTTGGTATTGATATAGGCAATGCAACAACTGTAGTGACAAATTTCGCAGAAGAATAG
- a CDS encoding NPCBM/NEW2 domain-containing protein: MRKKRNFTLLAAIMAVFLSIQSCNNGPIKEVWIDELGSSSCYVQDWGTPQINKSVVWTPLTVNGVVYERGIGAHSIGRMLFDLDGKALSISGLAGADDNNLYAGKFQFKIIGDRKELWKSGVVKKGDPIQEFNVDLSGIDKVLLLVEECGDGIMYDHADWINVKVTTRGEVKPIPAWPKAIAKEKYILTPQLPEHPIINNPLVYGARPGNPFLWTIMATGQRPMKFEASGLPDGLKLDQTTGFITGKAKTKGEYKVLLKATNDKGRDEKEVLFKIGDEIALTPPMGWNSWNCWGLSVDDEKVRDAARMMNDKLHAHGWTYVNIDDGWEAKERTKQGEILSNEKFPNFKALTDYIHSLGLKFGIYSSPGHITCGGHVGSYQHEEIDAKTWEKWGVDYLKYDHCGYLEIQKNSEEKSIQEPYIVMRKALDKVNRDIVYCVGYGAPNVWNWGEQAGGNQWRTTRDITDEWNVVTAIGFFQDVCAPATAPGKYNDPDMLVIGKLGKGWGEKVHDSYLTADEQYSHLSLWSILSAPLLIGCDMANIDDFTLNLLTNREVIAVDQDPLVAPAVKIMTENGQIWYKKLYDGSYAVGLFHVDPYFILWDQDSSEAIQNETYKIQLDFSKLGIQGEVTVRDLWRQKDLGNFTNNFQADIPYHGVKFVKVTPKK, from the coding sequence ATGAGAAAAAAAAGGAACTTCACACTTTTGGCTGCAATAATGGCAGTTTTTCTGAGTATACAATCTTGTAATAATGGTCCCATAAAAGAAGTATGGATAGATGAACTAGGCTCTAGCTCGTGTTATGTGCAAGACTGGGGAACCCCTCAAATTAATAAATCTGTAGTATGGACTCCTCTAACCGTAAACGGAGTGGTTTACGAACGGGGTATCGGGGCACATTCAATCGGACGTATGCTTTTCGATTTGGATGGTAAAGCATTATCCATATCCGGATTGGCAGGGGCTGATGATAATAATCTTTATGCGGGAAAATTTCAGTTCAAGATTATAGGAGATCGTAAAGAGCTTTGGAAAAGCGGTGTTGTGAAGAAAGGTGATCCTATTCAAGAATTTAATGTTGACTTGTCTGGAATAGATAAGGTATTGCTACTTGTCGAAGAATGTGGAGATGGCATCATGTACGATCATGCAGATTGGATCAATGTGAAAGTGACTACACGAGGCGAAGTAAAACCTATTCCTGCATGGCCTAAAGCTATTGCTAAAGAGAAATATATTTTAACACCTCAATTGCCCGAACATCCAATCATAAACAATCCGCTGGTTTATGGAGCTCGTCCCGGTAATCCATTCTTATGGACAATAATGGCTACAGGTCAGCGTCCGATGAAGTTTGAAGCGTCAGGGCTACCTGATGGTTTGAAGTTAGACCAGACAACAGGATTTATTACCGGTAAAGCAAAAACAAAAGGAGAATATAAAGTATTGCTAAAAGCTACCAATGATAAAGGGCGCGATGAAAAAGAGGTTCTTTTTAAAATTGGAGATGAAATAGCTTTAACCCCACCTATGGGTTGGAATAGCTGGAACTGTTGGGGATTATCGGTAGATGACGAAAAAGTACGTGACGCCGCCCGAATGATGAATGATAAATTACATGCACACGGATGGACTTACGTTAATATTGACGATGGCTGGGAAGCCAAAGAGCGGACAAAGCAAGGAGAAATCCTATCAAATGAGAAATTCCCTAATTTCAAGGCCTTAACCGATTATATCCATTCCTTAGGATTAAAGTTTGGTATTTATTCTTCGCCCGGACATATAACCTGTGGTGGTCATGTCGGAAGCTATCAGCATGAGGAGATCGATGCAAAAACATGGGAGAAATGGGGTGTTGATTATTTAAAATATGACCATTGCGGTTACTTGGAAATACAGAAAAATTCTGAAGAAAAATCAATTCAGGAGCCATATATCGTCATGAGAAAAGCTTTGGACAAAGTAAATAGAGATATCGTTTACTGTGTTGGGTATGGTGCACCCAATGTATGGAACTGGGGAGAACAAGCCGGTGGCAATCAGTGGCGCACTACCCGTGATATTACAGATGAGTGGAATGTTGTTACAGCGATCGGATTCTTTCAGGATGTTTGTGCTCCGGCAACAGCACCCGGCAAGTACAATGACCCCGACATGCTGGTAATAGGTAAGCTTGGAAAAGGTTGGGGAGAAAAGGTTCATGACTCATATCTGACAGCCGATGAACAATATTCACATCTCTCTCTTTGGAGTATACTTTCTGCTCCATTGCTCATAGGTTGCGATATGGCGAATATAGATGACTTTACTTTAAATCTGCTGACAAACAGAGAAGTTATTGCTGTCGATCAAGATCCTCTTGTCGCTCCTGCCGTTAAAATTATGACAGAAAATGGACAAATCTGGTATAAGAAGTTATATGATGGCTCTTATGCTGTAGGTCTTTTTCATGTAGATCCATATTTCATCCTGTGGGATCAGGATAGTTCAGAAGCGATACAAAATGAGACTTATAAGATTCAATTAGATTTCTCTAAGCTTGGTATTCAGGGTGAAGTAACTGTTCGAGATCTTTGGAGACAAAAAGATCTTGGAAATTTTACAAATAACTTTCAAGCAGATATTCCATATCATGGTGTAAAGTTTGTAAAAGTTACGCCTAAAAAATAG
- a CDS encoding pyrimidine dimer DNA glycosylase/endonuclease V — translation MRLWSLHPMYLDSAGLNASWREGLLAKNVLLGNTKGYTNHPQLIRFKNSPDPNLYIDAFLTEIYKEAVRRNYNYSKEKIRLIENIRPISVTKGQLEYEFEHLRRKLQKRSPELFDKLPTLANLNPHPLFKTIDGDVEEWEVVM, via the coding sequence ATGCGACTATGGTCTTTACATCCGATGTATCTTGATTCGGCAGGGCTTAATGCCTCCTGGCGTGAAGGGTTATTAGCTAAGAATGTGCTTTTAGGGAATACAAAAGGTTATACGAATCATCCTCAGTTAATTCGTTTTAAGAATAGCCCCGATCCCAATCTTTATATCGACGCCTTTCTTACTGAAATATATAAAGAGGCTGTAAGACGAAACTATAATTACAGTAAGGAAAAGATCCGTCTCATTGAAAATATACGACCAATCTCTGTAACAAAAGGACAGTTAGAATATGAATTTGAACATCTGAGGCGAAAACTTCAAAAACGAAGCCCCGAGTTATTCGATAAATTACCAACATTGGCTAACTTAAATCCACATCCTTTGTTTAAAACGATAGATGGAGATGTTGAGGAATGGGAGGTTGTAATGTAA
- a CDS encoding polymer-forming cytoskeletal protein — translation MFFIKRKKAKPIEKETAEEIAVSNQDKVVLGGFCFTGMQKGNFFVKDRAIVDPTATIDGNITATDCTIGGLVKGNVFCTNTIQISSSAVIEGSIMAKKAIMETGCRINGSVSFTPKVEVSMLAIKLIEAEKIIGDKKISKTRELLTEETNIPPKSSPIPGAKTVYKEQKKINTQKPESTIAQSVDNGNNWW, via the coding sequence ATGTTTTTCATCAAACGAAAAAAAGCCAAACCTATAGAAAAAGAAACAGCAGAAGAAATAGCTGTATCAAATCAGGACAAAGTTGTTTTAGGTGGATTTTGCTTTACAGGAATGCAAAAAGGGAACTTTTTTGTAAAAGATAGGGCCATAGTAGATCCTACTGCGACTATTGATGGAAACATAACTGCTACCGATTGTACAATCGGGGGGTTAGTTAAAGGGAATGTGTTTTGCACGAACACCATACAAATTAGTAGTTCGGCTGTTATAGAAGGCTCAATTATGGCAAAAAAGGCTATTATGGAAACAGGATGCAGAATTAATGGGTCGGTATCATTCACTCCAAAAGTAGAAGTTTCAATGTTAGCTATAAAGCTTATAGAAGCTGAAAAAATTATAGGAGACAAAAAGATTTCTAAAACCCGAGAGCTTCTTACTGAAGAGACGAATATACCCCCAAAAAGCTCTCCTATACCTGGAGCAAAGACAGTATACAAAGAACAGAAAAAAATAAATACACAAAAGCCTGAATCAACAATAGCTCAATCCGTAGATAACGGTAATAATTGGTGGTAA
- a CDS encoding Crp/Fnr family transcriptional regulator — MPKNRILEEEGKIPQHLYYIISGFMRLFYYNDNGDEVTTHLNCPHGFFTAFSDFINQTKASVKVETVTECQLLRITKPDYDKLVSISTFWKDYGMQVLQESVIYNEERSKDLATLSAEQRYLKLMRSYPNVIQNVPLQYIASFLGIKPESLSRIRRNLIN, encoded by the coding sequence ATGCCAAAGAACAGAATTTTGGAAGAAGAAGGAAAAATTCCTCAGCATTTATATTATATCATATCGGGATTTATGCGCCTGTTTTATTATAACGATAATGGAGATGAAGTTACTACGCATCTCAATTGTCCTCACGGTTTCTTCACTGCCTTTTCAGATTTTATAAACCAAACAAAAGCTTCGGTAAAAGTAGAAACTGTTACCGAATGCCAACTACTTCGTATAACTAAACCGGATTATGATAAATTGGTCAGTATAAGTACGTTTTGGAAAGATTATGGGATGCAGGTTTTACAGGAATCTGTAATCTATAATGAGGAGCGGTCTAAAGATTTGGCAACCTTATCAGCCGAGCAACGTTATCTTAAACTGATGAGATCTTATCCAAATGTTATTCAGAATGTTCCATTGCAATATATCGCCTCCTTCCTTGGTATAAAACCGGAAAGTCTTAGCCGTATAAGACGAAATCTGATTAACTAA
- a CDS encoding glycan-binding surface protein → MKKIFNIKSLCLSAALLLGLFFTACSEDENNATAIQISGITTIKDLNTPITEAKLGDFIAIHGTGLDIHNIDSIYVNESKVDMVEVYTEKDVLYMQVPVKLSLEPTDKVYIYNKLGRQDYPLKTIAPDLKLVRMFNEYTQPGDTIMIYGDFFNLYEIDSVSAVVDFNGKTSNVIKSANNYLTARVPLDVDKNIKVKVKSLKYEIESTCPGRYYDNECMIVDFDNRVPSSMTNVVTDLKDKNRLSGNYLHINEKSAWSSWWYIIEIGNTPLTDDMLDHSDQYVIKCEFYTANQFVDGKIKFLNYLFWDAAPMEWTPSDFVFQNFNRWETITLPFKRNYSGTYPENMYYHSFNMRIEIDQSIARNFAFDNIRVCKKGD, encoded by the coding sequence ATGAAAAAAATATTTAATATCAAAAGCTTATGCTTGAGTGCAGCTTTACTTCTCGGATTGTTCTTTACAGCATGTTCGGAAGATGAAAATAATGCTACTGCCATTCAAATATCAGGCATAACAACAATAAAAGATCTGAACACCCCGATTACCGAAGCCAAACTAGGAGATTTTATCGCTATTCATGGAACGGGATTGGACATTCATAATATAGATTCTATTTACGTGAATGAATCTAAAGTTGACATGGTAGAGGTATATACAGAGAAGGATGTATTGTATATGCAGGTTCCGGTTAAACTATCTCTTGAGCCTACTGATAAAGTTTATATTTATAATAAATTGGGTCGTCAAGACTATCCTCTAAAGACTATTGCCCCCGACCTTAAGCTTGTTCGTATGTTTAATGAATATACACAGCCGGGTGATACAATCATGATTTATGGAGACTTCTTTAATCTTTATGAAATTGATTCAGTAAGTGCTGTTGTTGATTTCAACGGTAAAACATCCAATGTGATCAAATCGGCGAATAACTATCTGACTGCACGAGTTCCCCTTGATGTGGATAAAAATATCAAAGTAAAGGTGAAGTCTTTAAAATATGAGATAGAGTCTACTTGTCCGGGACGATACTATGATAACGAATGTATGATTGTAGACTTTGATAATCGTGTGCCAAGCAGTATGACCAATGTAGTTACCGATCTGAAAGATAAAAACCGATTGAGTGGTAATTACTTACATATAAATGAGAAGTCGGCTTGGAGTAGCTGGTGGTATATAATAGAGATAGGAAATACGCCGCTAACAGACGATATGTTAGATCATTCGGATCAGTATGTTATAAAATGTGAGTTCTATACTGCCAACCAGTTTGTTGATGGCAAGATTAAGTTCTTAAATTACCTTTTCTGGGATGCGGCTCCAATGGAATGGACTCCTTCTGATTTTGTATTCCAGAATTTCAACCGCTGGGAAACGATAACGTTACCTTTCAAGCGAAACTATTCAGGAACTTATCCGGAAAATATGTACTACCATTCCTTCAATATGAGAATTGAAATAGATCAAAGTATAGCGCGTAACTTTGCTTTTGATAACATACGGGTATGCAAAAAAGGTGATTAA
- a CDS encoding bactofilin family protein, whose protein sequence is MIKKQTQRNDQPDDLASLMPTVICESFTLRGNIKQTRAIRIEGTIIGNIEQAETVVIGMTGTIRGNVNTKKLIVFGHIEGDISASEAVVIKCSGQITGRLNTENLSMDEGGIYEGEIIMKPSSL, encoded by the coding sequence ATGATAAAAAAACAAACTCAAAGAAACGATCAACCGGATGATCTAGCCTCATTAATGCCGACAGTAATTTGTGAAAGCTTTACTCTTCGAGGTAATATCAAGCAAACCCGAGCGATTCGTATCGAAGGTACTATAATAGGAAACATTGAGCAAGCTGAAACGGTGGTGATAGGAATGACAGGGACAATAAGAGGAAATGTGAATACAAAAAAACTCATTGTCTTTGGACATATCGAAGGAGACATATCAGCTTCCGAAGCTGTAGTAATAAAGTGTTCGGGACAAATAACAGGGAGACTCAATACAGAAAATCTGAGTATGGACGAGGGGGGTATATATGAAGGCGAAATAATAATGAAGCCATCCTCACTATAA
- a CDS encoding NAD-dependent epimerase/dehydratase family protein, with product MTQKNIVLVTGANGHLGNNLVRFLIAKGYQVRASVRNIKNTKPFEGLDCEVVQAHITDKNSMLQALRGVDTFYAVGAVFKLWAKDPQKEIYDVNMNGCKVMIEAAVQAGVKRIVYVSSIAALDYTKGIPINEESGYNPDRRDMYYNSKNDAEKLAFELAKKHNIELVAVLPSAMIGGVIAERLSNSNEILKAILNNKLPIETKITLNWIDVNDVAEGCVLAATKGKSGERYILANEKCMTITESIKLADELFPQLRLKKPIPVPRFVLYLFGALLGFGAKISGKAPAMTTKEVNMFYGLVQDFDISKSRRELGFSPKSSKQALKSALLYMWEERERLLK from the coding sequence ATGACACAGAAGAATATCGTTTTAGTTACCGGAGCAAACGGACATTTAGGAAATAACTTAGTAAGATTTTTGATTGCCAAAGGATATCAAGTAAGAGCATCTGTCCGCAATATCAAGAATACAAAACCATTCGAGGGGCTTGATTGCGAAGTGGTACAGGCTCATATAACCGATAAGAACTCAATGCTTCAGGCTTTGCGTGGTGTTGATACTTTTTATGCGGTAGGAGCCGTCTTTAAGCTGTGGGCAAAAGATCCGCAAAAAGAGATTTACGATGTGAATATGAATGGTTGCAAAGTCATGATAGAGGCAGCAGTCCAAGCCGGAGTAAAGCGAATTGTGTATGTTAGTTCCATTGCCGCATTGGATTATACAAAAGGAATACCAATCAATGAAGAATCAGGCTACAATCCCGACCGTAGGGATATGTATTATAACTCAAAAAATGATGCGGAGAAACTCGCTTTCGAATTAGCAAAGAAGCATAATATAGAATTGGTTGCCGTATTACCTTCAGCCATGATAGGAGGCGTGATAGCAGAGCGCTTGAGTAATTCGAATGAAATATTAAAGGCGATATTGAACAATAAATTGCCTATCGAAACCAAGATAACTCTCAATTGGATAGATGTAAATGACGTCGCAGAAGGTTGTGTTTTGGCTGCAACGAAGGGTAAGTCGGGAGAACGATATATCTTGGCGAATGAAAAATGTATGACTATTACTGAGTCAATCAAATTGGCTGATGAATTGTTTCCGCAACTGAGGCTTAAAAAGCCGATCCCTGTTCCTCGGTTTGTCCTTTATTTATTCGGTGCTCTGTTAGGATTTGGTGCTAAAATATCTGGGAAAGCTCCTGCTATGACTACCAAAGAAGTGAATATGTTTTATGGGTTGGTACAGGATTTTGATATATCTAAATCCCGAAGAGAGCTCGGTTTTAGTCCGAAGTCTTCTAAGCAAGCTTTGAAATCGGCTTTGTTGTATATGTGGGAAGAAAGAGAAAGATTATTAAAGTAA
- the rsgA gene encoding ribosome small subunit-dependent GTPase A: MIDLNTYGWSDKLSQLKQESVHKALPHGRVSIVHRTCYEVISENGMFQCELTGNMMFGRSTFDLPCVGDWVIFQPFDDQKGIIVDMLPRERSLFRKKSGTVCDKQAIASYIDKAFIVQSLDDNFNVRRAERFMAQIVEGNISPVLVLNKSDLEFEKENISNAIKHIADQMPVLFTSIHQPQTILQLREFITEGETVVFVGSSGVGKSSLVNALCEESILLTSDISSSTGKGKHTSTRREMVLMKGSGVLIDTPGVREFGLAIENPDSLSGMLEISDYEGLCRFKDCEHKNEPGCAVLEAVSNGTLDRKVYESYLKLRREAWHFSTSEHEKRKRDKSFSKLVDEVKKHKENL; this comes from the coding sequence ATGATTGATCTAAATACTTATGGCTGGAGCGATAAATTAAGCCAACTAAAACAAGAATCAGTCCATAAAGCGTTGCCTCACGGACGGGTATCTATAGTCCATCGGACATGCTATGAGGTTATCTCTGAGAATGGGATGTTCCAATGTGAACTGACAGGAAATATGATGTTTGGTAGATCAACTTTCGATTTGCCTTGTGTGGGCGATTGGGTAATTTTTCAACCATTCGATGACCAGAAAGGGATTATAGTTGATATGCTACCACGAGAACGAAGCTTGTTTCGTAAGAAGAGTGGAACAGTATGTGACAAACAAGCCATTGCGTCATACATTGACAAAGCTTTTATTGTACAAAGTTTGGATGACAATTTCAATGTCCGTCGGGCTGAACGTTTTATGGCTCAGATAGTGGAAGGAAACATTAGTCCCGTATTGGTACTCAATAAATCTGATTTGGAGTTTGAGAAAGAGAATATAAGCAACGCTATCAAGCACATTGCCGATCAGATGCCTGTATTGTTTACAAGTATCCACCAACCTCAAACGATTCTTCAGTTACGAGAGTTTATCACAGAAGGGGAAACAGTTGTTTTTGTCGGCTCTTCGGGTGTTGGGAAAAGTTCTCTGGTGAATGCACTTTGCGAAGAATCAATATTGCTAACATCCGATATAAGTTCGTCCACAGGAAAAGGAAAGCACACATCAACACGTCGGGAAATGGTATTGATGAAAGGATCGGGAGTACTAATTGATACTCCGGGTGTTCGAGAATTTGGATTAGCTATTGAAAATCCGGACTCCCTTTCGGGAATGCTTGAAATATCTGACTATGAAGGGTTGTGTCGTTTTAAAGACTGTGAGCATAAAAACGAACCCGGCTGTGCTGTCTTAGAAGCGGTAAGTAATGGAACATTAGACCGTAAAGTTTATGAGAGCTATCTGAAACTAAGGAGAGAAGCTTGGCATTTTTCTACTTCGGAACATGAAAAACGTAAAAGAGATAAATCTTTTTCGAAACTAGTAGACGAAGTCAAGAAGCATAAAGAAAATCTCTAA
- a CDS encoding glutathione peroxidase: MSIYDFTVKDSKGNDVPLSNYKGKVLLIVNTATACGFTPQYKDLQDLYLKYKDQGFEILDFPCNQFGKQAPGTNEEITSFCEMKYKTTFTTFAKIDVNGENADPLYKYLKENSKGFLGDSIKWNFTKFLIDRAGNIVDRYAPITNPPKISGTIEKLLER; the protein is encoded by the coding sequence ATGAGTATATACGATTTTACCGTAAAGGATAGTAAAGGGAATGATGTTCCTTTATCCAACTATAAAGGGAAGGTGCTGCTAATAGTTAATACTGCAACAGCATGTGGTTTCACCCCACAGTATAAAGATTTGCAGGACTTATATCTTAAGTATAAAGATCAGGGATTCGAAATATTGGATTTTCCCTGCAATCAGTTCGGGAAACAGGCTCCGGGAACAAATGAGGAGATTACCTCGTTTTGTGAGATGAAGTATAAAACGACATTTACCACCTTTGCAAAAATTGACGTAAATGGAGAGAATGCCGATCCTCTGTATAAATATCTGAAAGAAAATAGTAAAGGATTTTTAGGCGATTCTATAAAATGGAATTTTACTAAATTCCTGATTGATAGGGCAGGGAATATCGTTGATCGTTATGCTCCAATAACCAATCCACCAAAAATCTCAGGCACGATCGAAAAACTATTGGAAAGATAA
- a CDS encoding class I SAM-dependent methyltransferase gives MNNENKTIHDFDFNLICEFFSSMERQGPGSTDATLTALRFIDNLTDKSLIADIGCGTGGQTMTLAKHIEGKITALDLFPDFINILNRNAKLLGMQDRVKGIVGSMDNLPFQNEELDLIWSEGAIYNIGFERGLNEWRKYLKTGGYLAISESSWFTDERPAEINDFWMNSYAEIDTIPNQVAKIHRAGYLPVATFILPETCWTKYYFAPKATAEEVFLNKYAGNKAAEDLVASQRYEAELYNKYKEFYGYTFFIAKKTKL, from the coding sequence ATGAATAACGAAAATAAAACAATTCACGATTTCGATTTTAATTTAATCTGCGAGTTTTTCTCTAGCATGGAACGACAGGGACCCGGTAGCACCGATGCAACACTAACAGCCCTTCGCTTTATTGATAACCTAACCGACAAATCCCTTATTGCCGACATTGGCTGTGGCACAGGAGGGCAGACAATGACACTTGCCAAGCATATTGAAGGAAAGATTACTGCACTGGATTTATTTCCCGACTTTATCAATATTCTGAATCGTAATGCAAAGCTGCTAGGCATGCAAGACAGAGTGAAAGGGATTGTAGGCTCAATGGATAATCTTCCTTTTCAGAATGAAGAGTTAGACCTGATTTGGTCAGAAGGAGCCATTTATAATATTGGCTTTGAACGAGGGTTGAACGAATGGCGTAAATATTTGAAAACAGGAGGATACTTGGCTATCTCTGAGAGTTCATGGTTTACAGACGAACGTCCGGCAGAAATAAATGATTTCTGGATGAATTCATATGCTGAAATAGATACGATACCCAATCAGGTAGCCAAAATACACCGGGCAGGATATCTCCCTGTGGCTACATTTATTTTACCCGAAACGTGTTGGACAAAGTATTATTTTGCTCCTAAAGCTACTGCTGAAGAAGTTTTCCTGAATAAATATGCAGGAAATAAAGCTGCTGAAGACCTGGTTGCATCTCAACGCTACGAAGCGGAATTATACAACAAGTATAAAGAATTCTATGGCTATACATTTTTCATCGCAAAAAAGACAAAGCTATGA